From the Patescibacteria group bacterium genome, the window GCACGCTGCGCATTGGAAAAAACACCAGCGTGGTCCTGTACGTACTCCCACTTTTCGTTGAAGACTGGGACTTCTTGCCCAAACCCAACGGTAATCATACTGGCAATAACCAGTGCTAGCCCAAGGAAAAATACTCGTCGCATCTCGCTTCCTCCTGTTCGGTGATATTGTATTGTTAATGAACACCTGAAACTACCTCATAAAACCTACTTTGTCAAGGTGTAACCATACTTCAGTTTTTTCCTCTATACTCAACTCCTATGCGCATTCCCACCCGTAAACCCGGTAAGTACGCTGACCTCTTCCGCGATCCTCACATGACGCAGGAGAAATTTGATGAACTCAGCGCACTCCTGGCTCGTCTAAAGAAAGCTAGGCCAGAAGCAGCGGCTGAAGTGAAACGTCTAGCCGAGATGGGGGACTTTTCCGAAAACGCGGCATACCAACTCGCCAAAGGCCGGTTGCGTGGGTTGAACCAAAAGCTCATGGAAACTGAGGATCATCTCAAACATGCGAAAATCATCTCCACGGCAAAAGGTAACGGCGTTGTGCAGCTAGGAAGTACAGTAACCGTGAACCAGGCTGGGAAGCAGCAGACGTACCGGATTCTTGGGCCAACCGAGACAAATCCTAGCAAAGGGATTATTTCGCATGTGTCACCGTTGGGTGCAGCATTACAAGGCAAGAAAGTAGGGGATACAGTGCAAATGAATATTGGATCGGACACTGTTCGCATTACCATCATCAGCGTGGCTTGACACTGTATTATAATAAGATTATAATACATCTACTATGACCCAAAAAGTCCTAAAAGTTGGCGATTCCGCGGCGGTGACTATTTCAAAGGAATCACTGAAAAACCTTGGCTGGAAGGTTGGTTCACGCGTAAATGTTACCGTTGACCCACTGAAGCAAATAGTAAAGATAGTCCCGGAAAAGCGTCAGAATGCTGATGAAGACAAGATCGCAAAATTGACGATGCGTTTTATTGAGCGTTATCGTTCAGACTTGTTAGCCCTAGCAAAACAGTAATGCGATACCTTAAAGTTGAGCATCTCTTGAAGATGCACTCATTTGTAGTAGACGAAACTGGTGGCGCTCATGGTCTTCGTGATCGTGGGCGCTTAGAAAGTGCAACAACCCGACCGCAACAGAGTGTGTTTGGAAAAGAATTATTCCCAACAATTTTTCAAAAGGCGGCTGCGTATGCACACGCAATAATTTTTGACCATCCATTTGTAGATGGAAACAAACGAACAGCTATGACTGCAGCGCTCGTTTTCCTTGAAGACAATGGTTTTCGCTGTGTTACAAAAGAAGGTGAAATTCATGCATTCGCTTTACGGATTGTCCGTGAGAAAATGGAAATTCCTTCAATTGCAATCTGGCTGCAAAAACATACTGAGCAAATAAGAAACTGAACCCCATGACACATGATTCCGTTGTTCTCCGTTTTTCCGACGTCAGCTTTGAGTACGAACGCAGCCACAAAAAGTTGCTGGACGACGTGTCTTTTTCTGTACGCACGGGCAGCCGCATCACGCTCATGGGCCAGAATGGCGCAGGGAAGAGTACTATTTTTAAACTCATTACCGGGGAAGCTGAACCAACCGAAGGCCAGGTCTTCCGAACGCCAAGCAATGCTACTGTTGCCATTGCCCGGCAAGTGATGCCCAAGGACATGCTGGGGCTGAGTATCCGGGACTACTTTGCCACAGCTTTCACGGAGGTCGAATACAGTCTGGATAAGCTTATTAAAGATGTCTTTGCAATTGTTCACCTAGATGTACCAATCACCAAACTGGTGAAGGAACTTTCTGGCGGGCAACAAGCGAGGTTACTGCTCGCACATGCACTCATTCAGAAGCCTGACATTCTGTTGCTGGATGAGCCCACGAACAATTTGGACCAGCATGGGATTGACCACCTCACCAGCTTCCTGGTGATGTATGAGAAAACCTGCCTGGTCATTTCGCACGATGCTGACTTCCTGAATGCATTTTCCGACGGGGTGCTGTACTTGGACGTGCACACGCAGAAGGTGGAGCAGTACACGGGGAACTACACAGATGTGGTAGAGGAGATTAGCCAGCGGATTGAACGTGAAAATTTACTCAATGCTCGTATGCAGCGCCAGGTGAAGGAGAAGCGGGCGCAGGCTGAAGTCTTTGCCCACAAAGGCGGCAAACTCCGGTTCGTAGCCAAGCGCATGCGGCAAGCAGCAGAGTCTGCCGAAGAAAGTATTGTCAGCGTTCGCCAAGAGGATAAAGCTATTCGACCTTTTACCATTCTCTGCCAAAACTTTGACAGCCACTTCCATGGGAAAATTGTGCAGCTCCATGCTGTGGGCGCCATGTACAACCACAAAGTGGCAATCAAGAAATTTGATCTGGATATTCGGAAAAATACCCACATTGTGCTTGCGGGTCCAAATGGCATTGGGAAGAGCACGTTGCTGGCCGTGCTCGCCGCAGGCTCGTCCGACTATGCCACCATTGCCCCAGAGGTTGTGGTTGGGTACTACCAGCAGGACTTTGGGAACTTGGATGGTGAGCAAATTGCGTACGACGCTTTGGTGGAAGTCATGGCCGAACGAGATGAGCACAAGCTGCGCTCCACAGCCGCTGGGTTTCTGCTGGACGGAGCTATTCTCTCCCGCAAAATTGAAGCGCTATCCGAAGGGCAGAAGGCGCTACTCTCGTACAGCCGTCTAGTTTTGCAAAAACCTGGACTACTCATTTTAGATGAGCCAACCAACCATGTGAATTTCCGCCATTTGCCTGTCCTGGCTGACGCACTGGATCAGTACCAAGGAGCAATGATTATGGTTTCGCACATTCCAGAGTTTGTGCAGCAAATCCGCGTGGATACGGTTATTGACCTCGCAGCGATACGGTAATGTCGGTGTACGACCTTTTGGTCATTGGTGGTGGCGCAGCGGGGATGATGGCCGCAGGCAGGGCTGCCGAGCGTGGGAAACGTGTACTCCTCCTTGAGAAGAATGCACAGCTTGGTGCAAAGCTCGCTATAACCGGTGGTGGTCGGTGCAACATTACCAACGCAGAAGAGAACCAGCGTCTGTTTTTGGCACACTTTGGGAAGGCGGAAAAATTCCTCTACTCGTCCTTTGCCCAATTTGACAATCAA encodes:
- a CDS encoding GreA/GreB family elongation factor; this translates as MRIPTRKPGKYADLFRDPHMTQEKFDELSALLARLKKARPEAAAEVKRLAEMGDFSENAAYQLAKGRLRGLNQKLMETEDHLKHAKIISTAKGNGVVQLGSTVTVNQAGKQQTYRILGPTETNPSKGIISHVSPLGAALQGKKVGDTVQMNIGSDTVRITIISVA
- a CDS encoding type II toxin-antitoxin system death-on-curing family toxin; its protein translation is MRYLKVEHLLKMHSFVVDETGGAHGLRDRGRLESATTRPQQSVFGKELFPTIFQKAAAYAHAIIFDHPFVDGNKRTAMTAALVFLEDNGFRCVTKEGEIHAFALRIVREKMEIPSIAIWLQKHTEQIRN
- a CDS encoding ABC-F family ATP-binding cassette domain-containing protein, producing MTHDSVVLRFSDVSFEYERSHKKLLDDVSFSVRTGSRITLMGQNGAGKSTIFKLITGEAEPTEGQVFRTPSNATVAIARQVMPKDMLGLSIRDYFATAFTEVEYSLDKLIKDVFAIVHLDVPITKLVKELSGGQQARLLLAHALIQKPDILLLDEPTNNLDQHGIDHLTSFLVMYEKTCLVISHDADFLNAFSDGVLYLDVHTQKVEQYTGNYTDVVEEISQRIERENLLNARMQRQVKEKRAQAEVFAHKGGKLRFVAKRMRQAAESAEESIVSVRQEDKAIRPFTILCQNFDSHFHGKIVQLHAVGAMYNHKVAIKKFDLDIRKNTHIVLAGPNGIGKSTLLAVLAAGSSDYATIAPEVVVGYYQQDFGNLDGEQIAYDALVEVMAERDEHKLRSTAAGFLLDGAILSRKIEALSEGQKALLSYSRLVLQKPGLLILDEPTNHVNFRHLPVLADALDQYQGAMIMVSHIPEFVQQIRVDTVIDLAAIR